One window of the Candidatus Woesearchaeota archaeon genome contains the following:
- a CDS encoding NTP transferase domain-containing protein — translation MQVIIPLAGKGTRLQPLTNTTPKPLLNVAGKPVLAHILDKLAALDIEEYVFIIGHLGEQVREYITLNYSLNARFIEQREMKGQAHAIALAKPYIHSPVLIVFVDTIFEANLNQLENLSADGAIYVKEVEDARKFGVVIHDAAQRVTQFIEKPEHPPNNLVNIGLYYIKEHQKLFSSIGHMMKQGKHLNGEFYLVDALQRMVETGTHFTVLPVQTWLDCGNPETLLATNRYLLTQMQPSLTDTVLPYQENGTAHTKSITIIPPVHIGNNVVLKNVTIGPYVTLENGVIIEDSTIKDSIVHKNAMLTQAVLTKAIIGKHAHVRAVTQEGLMVGDQQNTMAEHGTYSL, via the coding sequence ATGCAGGTTATCATTCCACTCGCAGGAAAAGGTACAAGGCTACAACCCTTAACAAACACGACGCCAAAACCATTGCTCAATGTTGCGGGAAAGCCAGTTTTAGCGCACATTCTTGATAAACTAGCTGCATTAGATATTGAGGAGTATGTATTCATTATTGGCCACCTTGGTGAACAGGTTAGAGAATATATTACTCTGAACTATTCTCTGAATGCGCGATTTATCGAGCAAAGAGAGATGAAAGGACAGGCCCATGCTATCGCACTGGCAAAGCCTTATATCCATAGTCCGGTGTTAATTGTTTTCGTTGATACTATCTTTGAGGCAAATCTTAACCAGCTTGAGAATCTTTCTGCCGATGGTGCGATCTATGTCAAGGAGGTTGAGGATGCTCGGAAATTTGGTGTTGTGATCCATGACGCTGCACAACGAGTAACCCAATTTATCGAAAAACCAGAACACCCACCAAACAATTTAGTCAATATTGGTCTTTATTACATCAAAGAACACCAAAAATTATTTTCCAGTATAGGACACATGATGAAACAAGGAAAACATCTCAACGGTGAGTTCTATCTTGTTGATGCCCTTCAGAGGATGGTTGAGACAGGTACGCATTTTACCGTACTTCCCGTGCAGACATGGCTTGACTGTGGAAACCCAGAGACATTATTGGCAACAAACAGGTATCTCTTGACACAGATGCAGCCGTCGCTGACTGATACCGTTCTTCCCTATCAAGAGAATGGTACAGCACACACGAAAAGTATCACCATTATACCGCCAGTTCACATTGGTAATAATGTTGTCCTCAAAAATGTGACCATTGGTCCTTATGTAACGCTTGAGAATGGCGTCATCATCGAAGATAGCACGATCAAAGATAGTATTGTCCACAAGAATGCGATGCTTACGCAAGCAGTATTAACCAAGGCAATTATTGGAAAACACGCACATGTACGAGCGGTAACACAAGAAGGCTTAATGGTTGGTGATCAGCAAAATACGATGGCAGAGCATGGTACTTATTCATTATGA